A single genomic interval of Coccidioides posadasii str. Silveira chromosome 1, complete sequence harbors:
- a CDS encoding uncharacterized protein (EggNog:ENOG410PFJ1~COG:J~BUSCO:4197at33183), whose protein sequence is MRPVCSHRVSQLCLDGSFLRSYRLRVRYLTNSKAAPHDRGNPNRTFSSGRVYGSNTSDGNTNKLPRWNRIDEIKNASSNPYPRLAVSPQSTSCEHFRSQYNHIQPNETLDDVSVSLYGRIRSQRTAGSKLVFFDLWQDGHKVQILCNQRILGITGVSPERFREFYHLLQRGDVYSITGKPHRTGRGELTLLASELPNLLSPCLHDVPVDTKEHAVSPYERHVQFLADPGVADILRARSSIVQHIRNFFLERRFIEVNTPIIAAAAGGAIARPFHTTASESIEQLLALRIAPELWLKRLIVGGFDRIFEIGPSFRNEGLDKTHNPEFTTCEFYQAFADLECLMQMTETLLSGLSQNIRELNEKLGTLHPIYVDFSTPFRRIDFVPALESAMGHTLPDLKSDGATVKMVELLNTMSIPLPDHVSLPRLLDKLCAEYLEPQCKDPTFIINHPECMSPLSKSYIHPTCSQVVSARAELFVEGKEVVNTYEEENSPFEQRRKFQEQLSYRDPENPGELDESYLQALEWGLPPTGGWGCGIDRLCMLFTGVRRIGDVLSFGNLRSVTRPHTSVYPRESGS, encoded by the exons ATGCGACCAGTCTGCTCTCATCGGGTGTCCCAGCTATGTCTGGATGGATCGTTCCTCAG GTCCTATAGGCTGCGCGTTCGCTATTTAACTAACAGTAAGGCGGCGCCTCACGACCGCGGGAACCCAAACCGAACCTTTTCAAGCGGCCGTGTGTACGGCAGCAACACCTCAGATGGGAATACGAATAAGCTCCCCCGATGGAACCGGATTGACGAAATTAAAAATGCGTCTTCCAACCCATATCCACGATTAGCCGTTAGTCCGCAGTCGACAAGCTGCGAACATTTTCGTTCACAGTACAACCATATTCAGCCCAACGAGACACTGGACGATGTGTCCGTGTCTCTATACG GTAGAATAAGATCCCAGCGGACGGCTGGGAGCAAGCTGGTCTTCTTCGATCTCTGGCAGGACGGGCATAAAGTGCAGATTCTGTGCAATCAACGGATTCTCGGGATTACGGGTGTATCTCCGGAGAGATTTCGAGAGTTCTATCATTTGCTACAAAGAGGCGATGTTTACT CCATCACCGGGAAACCCCATCGAACTGGCAGAGGCGAACTAACGCTCCTTGCCAGCGAGCTGCCAAACCTTTTGTCACCCTGCCTTCACGATGTACCTGTAGATACGAAGGAGCATGCGGTATCTCCGTATGAACGTCACGTTCAATTTCTCGCAGACCCAGGGGTAGCCGATATTCTCCGAGCCAGATCATCTATCGTCCAACATATTCGcaatttctttcttgagaGACGGTTTATTGAGGTTAATACCCCCATTATCGCTGCAGCGGCTGGAGGAGCTATTGCCAGGCCCTTTCATACCACTGCTTCTGAATCAATAGAGCAATTGCTAGCTCTGAGAATAGCACCCGAATTATGGCTAAAGCGGCTCATTGTAGGTGGGTTCGATAGGATATTTGAGATCGGGCCTTCGTTCCGAAATGAAG GTCTTGATAAAACCCACAATCCTGAATTCACCACTTGTGAATTCTACCAGGCTTTCGCCGACCTGGAGTGCCTGATGCAGATGACCGAGACTTTGTTATCTGGCTTGTCTCAAAATATCCGGGAGTTGAACGAAAAACTAGGCACCCTTCACCCCATATATGTTGATTTCAGTACCCCATTCCGTCGAATAGATTTTGTACCGGCGCTGGAGAGCGCTATGGGACATACCCTCCCTGATTTGAAGTCAGACGGCGCGACTGTGAAGATGGTAGAACTGTTAAACACCATGTCTATTCCTCTTCCCGATCATGTATCACTACCCCGATTATTGGATAAGCTCTGTGCAGAGTATCTCGAGCCTCAGTGCAAGGACCCCACGTTCATCATCAACCACCCAGAGTGTATGTCTCCCCTTTCCAAATCTTATATCCATCCGACCTGCAGTCAAGTCGTCTCGGCCCGCGCGGAGCTATTCGTCGAAGGAAAGGAAGTTGTGAACACGTATGAGGAGGAGAACTCTCCATTTGAGCAAAGAAGGAAGTTCCAGGAACAACTTTCATATCGGGATCCGGAGAATCCCGGGGAGCTCGATGAGAGCTATCTGCAGGCACTCGAATGGGGCCTCCCGCCGACTGGAGGATGGGGTTGCGGTATCGACCGACTGTGCATGTTATTCACTGGTGTCCGGCGGATTGGCGATGTTCTGAGCTTTGGGAATTTGCGAAGCGTGACAAGGCCGCACACATCTGTCTACCCTCGAGAAAGCGGCTCCTAA
- the TIM10 gene encoding protein transporter tim10 (EggNog:ENOG410PS46~COG:U~BUSCO:16768at33183): protein MSFLFGGRPQISSEEKIQRAELEFEMITDMVNRLNAACMKKCIPPDYREGDLNKGESVCLDRCVSKFFEVHMKVSEKMAQMQGQAGAGQPGAGFGM, encoded by the exons ATGTCTTTCCTATTTGGCGGCCGCCCTCAAATATCCTCGGAGGAGAAGATCCAAAGAGCAGAGCTCGAATTCGAGATGATCACGGACATGGTCAACCG ACTCAACGCTGCATGCATGAAGAAATGCATTCCTCCAGACTATCGGGAAGGCGATCTCAACAAAGGCGAATCCGTCTGCCTCGACCGCTGCGTTTCTAAATTCTTCGAGGTTCACATGAAGGTGTCGGAGAAGATGGCCCAGATGCAAGGCCAAGCCGGCGCCGGTCAGCCGGGAGCTGGTTTTGGAATGtga
- a CDS encoding uncharacterized protein (EggNog:ENOG410PJ9C~COG:S~BUSCO:1622at33183) — protein sequence MIHRPPRFSYNMAQGVGSEPSSQRRTIPDQSASASPAEKSQLQAPAQSTGENQAVVLDEGYERLVFTDPVALKCLEEDPSTVLVERRCTLIGYVTYIVEQWACSRVHPTFVINTYTGDPSHTAVAGVLKVPKDEQLWSPRLKVYFNTMAQPHTRKRETPWGLMMVTNLSSFPSSLTVIDIPEGDVRKYREDFVVNENLKRLGCSGRAGLNLKQPTPATEAKFYQLYRTSERVPLFNAVIGLVKLCQMALSVFDKLASEYIDGLLCDVTERAINDWWTDIGTELFNIEPSDGILGPTTVSALLGTLMGARNRLHTWGAPVSKDAFDIENLKRGIGSFQKALKLEKTRRLDRQTLDKLHRVTAKAASGEGWAVPRAVKSTVAELGGKGGEMVMGIVGGRDKAGISEVETLDIDRFVQLVSGERSKWLWHGKLRKSYTDPFRHDAGEDEMPFSREAWSSRRKDTCSPFTSARPSLETEQSWKHLETPVSADSKEQQLKYALKKTVSGRVSDARAGLGRFRDAVGLPALRSHQHHKQLKETIDTDTDVPDQQATDVALAFPGTKGRLEGIKSLGDDARVSGATNLDKGRPELLSSPSDPLPTSEPGRGSTEFQSHLPQANEKSQGQLSTDYLTPEPRVSSGTLDEFSHKRDPTYEPLILTRVLRRVPSCPSSLAEDPVSKIQARSVRHLSFSAVEEPMLSRHFIDDLDPADPESDNTIVDRILYEDMRIDDERALATKIADLDMNTSAWVESQVVAAEGIDITAFNRLKELDSAYQNKHAEYQALQRSSTELVSTESQKLLEGSKRLETLGAKLDYELNSLQSKVEEVEGGLIDYEHQIGALESRLRELLKAEEQSGAPWLKWAKWFWNGGT from the coding sequence ATGATTCACAGGCCTCCTCGCTTTTCATACAATATGGCACAGGGTGTCGGCTCTGAGCCATCTTCCCAGCGTCGTACAATCCCGGATCAGAGTGCATCCGCCTCCCCGGCCGAGAAATCCCAGCTTCAAGCACCGGCTCAGTCCACGGGCGAAAACCAGGCCGTTGTCTTGGACGAAGGCTACGAAAGGCTGGTATTTACCGATCCTGTAGCCTTGAAGTGCCTAGAGGAAGACCCGTCGACGGTGCTAGTGGAAAGACGATGTACCCTTATTGGGTATGTGACCTACATTGTCGAGCAATGGGCCTGCTCAAGGGTTCATCCCACATTCGTTATCAATACCTATACCGGGGACCCATCTCACACTGCTGTTGCCGGCGTTCTCAAAGTTCCCAAAGATGAGCAGCTCTGGTCCCCAAGGTTGAAGGTTTACTTCAATACGATGGCCCAACCCCACACCCGAAAGCGAGAAACTCCATGGGGATTAATGATGGTGACGAATTTAAGCAGTTTCCCCTCCTCCCTGACAGTTATTGATATCCCGGAAGGCGATGTCAGAAAATATCGAGAAGATTTCGTCGTCAATGAGAACCTGAAACGTCTTGGGTGCTCTGGCAGGGCTGGGCTAAATTTGAAACAACCAACGCCCGCGACCGAAGCCAAGTTCTATCAGCTCTACAGAACAAGTGAACGAGTGCCACTATTCAATGCTGTGATAGGCTTGGTTAAACTATGTCAGATGGCCTTAAGTGTGTTTGATAAACTGGCGTCTGAATACATAGATGGCTTGCTTTGTGACGTGACAGAGCGGGCAATAAACGATTGGTGGACCGACATTGGGACGGAGCTTTTTAATATTGAGCCAAGCGATGGCATACTTGGGCCAACAACGGTTTCGGCGTTACTTGGAACCTTGATGGGGGCAAGAAACCGACTTCATACATGGGGTGCACCCGTTTCCAAAGACGCATTCGACATAGAGAATTTGAAACGAGGCATTGGAAGTTTCCAAAAGGCACTCAAGCTTGAGAAGACCAGAAGGTTGGATAGGCAGACTTTGGACAAGTTACACCGAGTAACAGCGAAAGCTGCAAGTGGAGAAGGATGGGCTGTCCCGCGAGCAGTCAAGTCCACAGTCGCGGAACTTGGTGGCAAAGGAGGAGAGATGGTCATGGGAATTGTTGGCGGACGCGACAAGGCTGGGATCTCGGAGGTCGAAACTTTAGATATAGACCGATTCGTTCAACTCGTGAGTGGCGAAAGGTCCAAATGGCTCTGGCATGGAAAGCTTCGGAAATCTTACACCGACCCTTTCCGACATGACGctggagaagatgaaatgcCATTTTCCAGAGAGGCATGGTCAAGCAGAAGGAAAGACACGTGTAGCCCCTTTACGTCCGCTCGCCCTTCCCTCGAAACGGAGCAGTCTTGGAAGCATCTGGAGACCCCAGTATCCGCTGATAGCAAGGAGCAACAATTGAAATATGCTCTTAAAAAAACGGTTAGTGGCAGGGTATCAGACGCTCGCGCTGGACTCGGTCGGTTTAGGGATGCTGTTGGACTGCCAGCTTTGCGTTCTCACCAGCATCACAAACAACTAAAGGAAACCATCGATACCGATACTGATGTGCCTGATCAGCAAGCCACGGATGTGGCACTGGCATTTCCAGGGACAAAAGGCAGGTTAGAAGGTATCAAGTCCTTGGGAGATGACGCGCGTGTCTCTGGAGCTACAAATTTGGATAAAGGCAGGCCCGAACTTTTATCAAGCCCATCAGACCCCCTGCCTACGAGCGAGCCCGGCCGCGGCTCAACAGAATTCCAAAGCCACCTACCCCAAGCAAACGAGAAGTCTCAAGGACAGTTATCAACGGATTATTTAACCCCAGAGCCACGGGTATCGTCAGGCACGCTGGATGAGTTTTCACATAAAAGAGACCCTACGTATGAGCCGCTCATTCTTACTAGGGTCCTTCGTCGAGTGCCCAGTTGTCCATCATCCCTCGCGGAGGATCCAGTATCAAAAATCCAGGCTCGTTCCGTTCGACATTTGTCTTTTAGTGCCGTTGAGGAGCCGATGCTCTCCCGCCATTTCATCGACGATTTAGACCCAGCGGACCCCGAATCAGATAACACGATAGTGGATCGAATTCTCTACGAGGACATGCGGATTGACGATGAACGTGCCCTGGCGACTAAAATCGCCGACCTAGACATGAACACAAGTGCTTGGGTGGAAAGCCAAGTAGTTGCAGCGGAGGGTATTGACATCACCGCGTTCAATCGTCTGAAGGAGCTAGACTCCGCCTACCAGAATAAACACGCTGAGTATCAAGCGCTACAAAGAAGCTCGACCGAACTGGTTTCAACGGAAAGCCAGAAGTTGCTTGAAGGGTCTAAACGGCTAGAGACGCTAGGCGCTAAGCTCGATTACGAATTGAACTCACTGCAATCGAAAGTCGAGGAGGTCGAAGGCGGTCTTATTGACTATGAACATCAGATCGGGGCCTTAGAGAGCCGGCTGAGAGAACTTCTGAAGGCAGAAGAGCAGTCAGGAGCTCCATGGCTAAAATGGGCCAAATGGTTTTGGAATGGTGGGACATGA
- a CDS encoding uncharacterized protein (EggNog:ENOG410PIAN~COG:O), with translation MELLQKEHQRVFKRAQSSKSINDVQATIDLLREARDAIERDPSSASITLAKLQNPAKASFDTINDSLKETYTALNKYGRALDKARCSWTMTRGR, from the exons ATGGAGTTGCTACAGAAGGAGCACCAGCGCGTGTTCAAGCGGGCGCAGAGCTCGAAGAGTATTAATGACGTGCAGGCCACAATTGATTTGCTGAGAGAAGCTCGAGATGCTATTGAAAGGG ATCCGAGCTCCGCTTCGATAACCCTGGCTAAACTTCAAAACCCGGCCAAAGCCTCCTTTGATACAATCAACGACAGTTTAAAAGAAACTTACACTGCCTTGAACAAGTATGGCAGGGCTCTGGACAAGGCAAGATGCTCCTGGACTATGACGCGGGGTAGGTAA
- a CDS encoding uncharacterized protein (BUSCO:290471at4751~EggNog:ENOG410PIAN~COG:O), which yields MHLLREGQFSVASTFLSEVAANPTPAQSFSDIPSSGQRNNAYQQFDDLQSGEMRDQFSLMYRILHQLREEQNLLPAIDWAREHRVELEKRGSNLEFELCRLQFVWLFHGGKTGNTSMIAGRAAALEYARTDFRHFHARHLREVEQLMGAMAFCPNLDDSPYKSIFNNPWAWSDVATAFTREFCALLGLSADSPLYIAATAGAIALPTLLKLQAIMKEKRTEWTTQNELPVEIPLPPSYLFHSIFVCPVSKEQTTDDNPPMMMPCGHVVAEESLMRLSKGGKFKCPYCPNESHPRDAKKVIL from the exons ATGCATTTGTTGCGAGAAGGCCAGTTCTCCGTAGCATCCACCTTCCTCTCAGAAGTGGCGGCAAATCCGACCCCTGCACAGTCCTTTAGCGATATACCCAGCTCAGGTCAGCGCAACAATGCATACCAGCAATTTGATGATTTGCAATCCGGAGAAATGCGAGACCAATTTTCCTTGATGTATCGTATATTACACCAGTTGCGTGAGGAGCAAAATCTACTGCCTGCCATCGACTGGGCAAGAGAACATCGAGTCGAGCTGGAGAAAAGGGGAAGCAATCTCGAATTCGAGCTGTGTCGGCTGCAGTTCGTATGGTTGTTTCATGGCGGCAAGACGGGCAATACATCGATGATAGCTGGCAGAGCCGCTGCACTCGAATATGCGAGAACAGATTTTCGCCATTTCCACGCCCGACACCTTCGTGAGGTCGAACAGTTAATGGGCGCCATGGCATTCTGTCCGAATCTTGATGACTCTCCGTATAAATCTATTTTCAATAACCCCTGGGCATGGTCCGATGTTGCTACGGCATTCACACGCGAGTTCTGCGCTCTACTTGGCTTATCAGCCGATTCTCCTCTATATATCGCTGCCACGGCAGGGGCAATCGCTCTTCCCACCCTTCTCAAACTCCAAGCTATCATGAAAGAGAAACGCACCGAGTGGACCACTCAGAATGAATTACCC GTCGAAATCCCTCTTCCACCATCTTACCTCTTCCATTCTATATTTGTATGTCCTGTTTCTAAAGAACAGACCACCGATGACAACCCACCTATGATGATGCCCTGCGGGCATGTCGTTGCCGAAGAGTCTCTAATGAGATTAAGCAAAGGTGGCAAATTTAAATGCCCATATTGTCCGAATGAGAGCCACCCAAGGGATGCAAAAAAGGTTATTTTGTGA
- a CDS encoding uncharacterized protein (EggNog:ENOG410PPST~COG:O), producing MKRFEQMVEEHLKRLYQEKELDSTDMHVDMDSPAEPLASLESGDINDNLGTTHDHNLIHSEHGEIDTMTMISGISTTESLESPFLETATRFSPTNPPSKRSHEEEGEIVEDTSKRPKQPKKVSGIPCTCAISNNCRRAAQNNVSDCRTSLAPFRRKQKPKSRNAIFPIAVSTKQQAKVKRNLDEMSQILSLFRRARTSSPGDLSHIFTQMRQRVQQLPFSEVHPSSEAILKSRFLDAESGFPAIANSPLIPWDIKLDVDVLRLRWEKGDIETGLDRGLITKCARIVSRSFDPAYKYRVSPFYAGEGNLRNGQWFPWQLSAIRDGAHGEVEAGVSGREGLGAFSIVLSSSHRYADRDQGETIYYYGTYGKNGKISHGTNLLLDAHQNGIPIRVLRSSKLPAINKYRPAEGLRYDGLYKIESEELMEESSSLYRFKLQRVEGQTPIRYSGPEARPTPKEVEEFRNLQKFASASRPKKSP from the exons ATGAAGAGATTTGAACAGATGGTTGAAGAGCACCTCAAGCGTCTATATCAAGAGAAAGAACTGGACTCAACAGACATGCACGTTGATATGGATTCTCCAGCTGAACCGTTAGCTTCGCTTGAATCTGGTGATATAAATGATAATCTAGGCACCACGCATGATCATAATCTTATCCATTCTGAACATGGGGAGATAGATACAATGACCATGATTTCTGGCATCTCTACTACTGAATCTCTCGAAAGCCCCTTTCTTGAAACTGCGACCCGCTTTAGCCCAACGAATCCTCCTTCGAAACGTAGCCATGAAGAGGAAGGCGAGATTGTAGAAGACACCTCGAAAAGACCCAAGCAGCCAAAGAAAGTCTCCGGAATCCCATGCACATGCGCCATTTCGAATAATTGCAGACGTGCAGCACAGAACAATGTGAGCGATTGCCGAACCTCGTTGGCGCCTTTCCGTCGAAAGCAGAAGCCAAAATCCAGAAACGCCAT CTTTCCAATTGCCGTGTCTACAAAGCAGCAAGCCAAGGTCAAGCGGAATCTGGACGAGATGTCTCAAATCCTCTCTCTTTTCAGGAGAGCGCGTACTTCATCTCCAGGCGATCTTTCGCATATATTTACCCAGATGAGGCAGCGTGTTCAGCAGCTGCCTTTCTCCGAAGTCCATCCTTCGTCAGAGGCCATCCTAAAATCGCGATTCCTTGATGCAGAATCTGGCTTCCCAGCAATTGCCAACAGTCCTTTGATTCCATGGGACATTAAACTTGACGTGGATGTGCTTCGCCTACGCTGGGAGAAGGGCGATATTGAAACTGGCCTTGATCGTGGGTTGATAACCAAGTGTGCAAGGATCGTTAGCCGAAGTTTCGATCCTGCATATAAATACAGAGTTTCACCCTTCTACGCTGGAGAAGGAAACCTTCGCAACGGTCAATGGTTCCCCTGGCAGCTGAGTGCAATTCGAGATGGAGCCCACGGAGAAGTTGAAGCTGGTGTTTCTGGCCGTGAGGGTCTCGGCGCTTTCTCAATCGTTCTTAGTTCCAGCCACAGATACGCGGATAGAGATCAGGGAGAAACAATCTACTATTATGGCACCTATGGAAAGAACGGCAAGATCTCGCATGGCACTAATCTTCTCCTTGATGCCCATCAAAACGGGATCCCAATCCGTGTCCTTCGCAGTTCCAAGCTTCCTGCCATAAACAAATACCGCCCGGCCGAAGGGTTACGCTACGATGGGCTGTATAAGATTGAGAGTGAGGAACTCATGGAGGAAAGCAGCTCGCTCTATCGGTTCAAGCTACAACGTGTCGAAGGCCAGACTCCCATCCGTTACTCAGGTCCGGAAGCGAGACCAACTCCCAAGGAAGTGGAAGAATTTAGAAACCTTCAGAAGTTTGCCTCTGCTTCGAGACCCAAAAAGTCTCCTTAA